A stretch of Campylobacter gracilis DNA encodes these proteins:
- a CDS encoding tetratricopeptide repeat protein codes for MKKIILGLALLGSLAFGITFSKEQVKQFEQNCEAGDFEACSYAGALYKNPTLFGGNASDRDYKKALYYFKKACDGNDYVACSDLGAMYHGGKGVKKDYKKAVELFDKACDGGYADGCNNLGYMYANGKGIKMDMTRAMGYARRACDAGSWMACGNFASVLEAGGDRTRATQYYQKACEMGKKHPGLFGYDKDSLREYCDKYDMLK; via the coding sequence ATGAAAAAAATCATCTTAGGTTTAGCCCTGTTGGGCTCTTTGGCTTTTGGCATAACTTTTAGCAAAGAGCAAGTTAAACAATTTGAGCAAAATTGCGAAGCAGGTGATTTTGAGGCTTGCAGTTACGCCGGCGCTCTTTATAAAAATCCGACCTTGTTCGGGGGAAACGCATCCGATAGGGATTATAAAAAAGCACTTTACTACTTTAAAAAGGCTTGCGACGGAAACGATTATGTAGCTTGCTCGGATTTGGGAGCAATGTATCATGGTGGCAAAGGGGTGAAAAAAGATTATAAAAAGGCTGTCGAACTATTCGATAAAGCTTGCGACGGCGGATATGCAGACGGCTGCAACAATTTAGGTTATATGTATGCAAATGGTAAAGGGATTAAAATGGATATGACGCGGGCTATGGGATATGCCAGAAGAGCCTGCGATGCGGGAAGTTGGATGGCGTGCGGGAATTTTGCTTCAGTTCTTGAAGCAGGTGGCGACAGAACAAGGGCGACACAATACTATCAAAAGGCCTGCGAAATGGGCAAAAAACACCCAGGGTTATTCGGCTACGATAAAGACTCTTTACGAGAATACTGCGATAAATACGACATGCTAAAATAG
- a CDS encoding thiazole synthase, protein MNDKLILGGKEFSSRLIMGSGKFDHAMIDACVRHAGCEIVTLALRRVNESKSRNILNFIPRGVTLLPNTSGARNAEEALRIARLARELGCGDFVKIEIIGDSKYLLPDNAETIKACEALAREGFVPLAYMHADLCVARDLVSAGAAAVMPLAAPIGSNRGLMMRGMIEILLDEIDVPIIVDAGLGAPSEACEAMQMGCAAVMVNTAIATSGDLALMARAFALGVQAGRDAYLAGLGAVCKTACASSPLTGFLR, encoded by the coding sequence ATGAATGATAAACTGATCTTAGGCGGCAAGGAGTTTAGCTCGCGCCTGATAATGGGCTCTGGCAAGTTCGATCACGCGATGATCGACGCCTGCGTGCGGCACGCGGGCTGCGAGATCGTCACGCTTGCGCTGCGCCGCGTGAACGAAAGCAAGAGTCGCAATATCTTGAATTTCATTCCTCGCGGCGTCACGCTGCTACCGAACACCAGCGGCGCGCGAAACGCCGAGGAGGCGCTACGGATCGCGCGGCTCGCGCGCGAACTGGGCTGCGGCGACTTCGTAAAGATCGAGATCATAGGCGACAGCAAATACCTTCTGCCCGACAACGCCGAGACGATCAAGGCCTGCGAGGCCCTAGCGCGCGAGGGTTTCGTGCCGCTTGCCTACATGCACGCCGATCTGTGCGTCGCGCGCGATCTGGTAAGCGCAGGGGCCGCCGCCGTGATGCCTCTGGCCGCGCCGATCGGCTCCAACCGCGGGCTGATGATGCGGGGAATGATCGAAATTTTACTAGACGAAATCGACGTGCCTATCATCGTAGATGCGGGGCTCGGCGCACCTAGCGAGGCCTGCGAGGCGATGCAGATGGGCTGCGCTGCGGTGATGGTAAATACGGCGATCGCCACGAGCGGGGATCTAGCGCTGATGGCGCGGGCATTTGCGCTCGGCGTGCAGGCGGGGCGCGATGCCTATCTGGCGGGGCTCGGCGCCGTTTGCAAAACAGCCTGCGCAAGCTCGCCGCTAACGGGATTTTTGAGATAG
- the thiF gene encoding sulfur carrier protein ThiS adenylyltransferase ThiF has translation MQIKLNGKAYETGASDLEGLKREVKFSGEIAVINGYASTQNCELKAGDELFLLARGAELSSQELRELMLARNAPAVNEALQGSRVAICGLGGLGSNVAILLARAGVGELFLIDFDVVEPTNLNRQQYEIGDLYKPKTAALREKIARINPFVRVRTLNERLTAQNVAEILKNERIICECFDDAAAKAMIFGAFGGTDRFLICASGMAGSGDANEIRTTRLGKNVFVCGDRKSAAAQGVGLLAPRVAICAAHQANIALRLILGEEG, from the coding sequence ATGCAGATAAAATTAAACGGCAAAGCTTACGAAACGGGCGCGAGCGATCTTGAGGGGCTTAAGCGCGAAGTTAAATTTAGCGGCGAGATCGCCGTGATAAATGGCTATGCGAGCACACAAAACTGCGAGCTGAAGGCGGGAGATGAGCTCTTTTTGCTCGCGCGCGGCGCGGAACTATCGTCGCAGGAGCTTCGCGAGTTGATGCTTGCTCGCAATGCCCCCGCCGTAAACGAGGCGCTGCAAGGCTCGCGCGTGGCGATCTGCGGGCTCGGCGGGCTCGGCTCCAACGTCGCGATCCTACTTGCGCGCGCGGGCGTGGGCGAGCTCTTTTTGATCGACTTCGACGTCGTCGAGCCGACCAACCTAAACCGCCAGCAGTACGAGATCGGCGATCTTTACAAGCCTAAGACGGCCGCTCTGCGCGAAAAAATCGCGCGCATAAACCCGTTCGTGCGCGTGCGAACCCTAAACGAGCGACTTACCGCGCAAAACGTAGCCGAAATTTTAAAAAACGAGCGTATAATTTGCGAGTGCTTCGACGACGCGGCGGCGAAAGCGATGATTTTTGGCGCATTCGGCGGCACTGATCGCTTTTTGATCTGCGCTAGCGGCATGGCGGGCAGCGGCGACGCCAACGAGATCCGCACGACGCGGCTCGGCAAAAACGTCTTCGTCTGCGGCGACCGTAAAAGCGCCGCAGCTCAGGGTGTGGGACTGCTCGCTCCGCGCGTGGCGATCTGTGCCGCTCATCAGGCAAACATCGCGCTTAGGCTGATTTTGGGCGAGGAGGGCTAG
- the thiS gene encoding sulfur carrier protein ThiS, translating into MIEICVNGEPLQLAQDMSVSEFLRSRGHDLRFVALERDGEILKKEAWERTQISSGKKYEIVEFVGGG; encoded by the coding sequence ATGATTGAGATCTGCGTAAACGGCGAGCCTCTGCAGCTGGCGCAGGATATGAGCGTGAGCGAGTTTTTGCGCTCGCGCGGACATGATCTGCGCTTCGTGGCGCTTGAGCGCGACGGCGAAATTTTAAAAAAAGAGGCGTGGGAGCGCACGCAGATCTCAAGCGGCAAAAAATATGAGATCGTCGAGTTTGTAGGCGGCGGCTGA
- a CDS encoding ABC-F family ATP-binding cassette domain-containing protein produces the protein MVEIKDLTMRFGKQLLFENVNLSLDKGRRYGLIGANGAGKSTLLKILSGQIEASSGEILIQSGLKIGVLGQDQFAFESFSVKDAVLYGNKRLYDAVREKTQLYEAGEFNDEINERLGELEMICAEEDPAYEYETRIEKILSSLGLNDFDKKMSEIETSDKFKVLLAQVLFPRPDVLFLDEPTNNLDIDAISWLEFELNRHTGTLVVISHDRHFLNRVCTDILDVDFRRVREFSGNYDDWFIASNLIAKQAQFEREKKLKEKAELEKFIARFSANASKAKQATSRQKQLDKLDLSELATSSRREPSILFKPAREIGNEILELSGVDMSFGDIQILKNFNLKLAHGDKIGIIGRNGVGKSTLCKIIMGELAPQRGKVHMGATIEPGYFAQDTNNKISGELKLYEYLQSPQNRDLDEIRKCLGRMLFSGAEQEKSVGSLSGGEKHRVMLSKLMLQRPNLLVLDEPNNHLDLEAIIALGEALYNFAGCAICVSHDRELIDAFANRILHLKGDGEIVDFRGTYEEYRESLGASDD, from the coding sequence ATGGTTGAAATCAAAGATCTAACGATGCGCTTTGGCAAACAGCTACTTTTTGAAAACGTAAATTTAAGCCTCGATAAGGGCAGGCGCTACGGTCTCATCGGTGCAAACGGCGCGGGCAAATCGACGCTACTTAAAATTTTAAGCGGGCAGATCGAAGCAAGTAGCGGCGAAATTTTAATACAAAGCGGGCTTAAAATAGGCGTTTTAGGGCAGGATCAATTCGCCTTTGAAAGCTTCAGCGTCAAAGACGCCGTACTCTACGGCAACAAGCGCCTCTATGACGCCGTGCGCGAAAAGACGCAGCTTTACGAAGCGGGCGAGTTTAACGACGAGATAAATGAGCGCCTAGGCGAGCTTGAGATGATCTGCGCCGAGGAGGATCCTGCTTATGAATACGAAACGCGGATCGAGAAAATTTTAAGTTCGCTGGGGCTAAACGACTTCGATAAAAAGATGAGCGAGATCGAGACGAGCGATAAATTTAAGGTTCTGCTCGCGCAGGTGCTCTTCCCGCGTCCCGACGTGCTGTTTTTGGACGAGCCTACGAACAACCTCGATATCGACGCCATTTCGTGGCTCGAGTTTGAGCTAAATCGCCACACGGGCACGCTCGTAGTCATCAGCCACGACCGCCACTTCTTAAACCGCGTCTGCACGGACATCCTCGACGTCGATTTTAGGCGGGTACGCGAATTTAGCGGCAATTATGACGACTGGTTCATCGCGTCCAATCTAATCGCCAAACAGGCGCAGTTTGAGCGCGAAAAAAAGCTCAAAGAAAAGGCGGAGCTTGAAAAATTTATCGCTCGCTTCAGCGCCAACGCAAGCAAAGCAAAGCAGGCAACGAGCCGTCAAAAACAGCTCGACAAGCTCGATCTTAGCGAGCTTGCGACCTCTTCGCGCAGAGAGCCTAGCATTTTATTCAAGCCCGCGCGCGAGATCGGTAATGAAATTTTAGAGCTAAGCGGCGTGGATATGAGCTTCGGCGATATTCAGATTTTGAAAAATTTTAACCTCAAGCTCGCTCACGGCGATAAGATCGGCATCATCGGTCGAAACGGCGTGGGCAAAAGCACGCTTTGCAAGATCATCATGGGCGAGCTCGCGCCGCAGCGCGGCAAGGTTCACATGGGCGCCACGATCGAGCCCGGGTACTTCGCGCAGGATACGAATAATAAAATTTCAGGCGAGCTCAAGCTCTACGAATATCTACAAAGCCCGCAAAATAGGGATTTGGATGAAATTCGCAAATGCCTTGGGCGCATGCTTTTTAGCGGCGCGGAGCAGGAGAAAAGCGTGGGCAGCCTAAGCGGCGGCGAGAAGCACCGCGTGATGCTAAGTAAGCTAATGCTGCAACGCCCCAACCTGCTAGTACTAGATGAGCCCAATAACCACCTCGATCTTGAGGCGATCATCGCGCTTGGCGAAGCGCTGTATAACTTCGCGGGATGCGCGATCTGCGTGAGCCACGACCGCGAGCTTATCGACGCGTTCGCAAATAGAATTTTGCACCTCAAAGGAGACGGCGAAATCGTCGATTTTAGGGGAACTTACGAGGAGTATCGCGAGAGCTTGGGAGCGAGCGATGATTGA
- a CDS encoding cation diffusion facilitator family transporter yields MEVPQAAYSRDKIIIRTGAIGIISNVILAAFKGVVGLISGSIAVVLDAVNNLSDALSSVITIVGVHLASKQPDRAHPFGHGRIEYLSAIVIAVIILYTGGVSLVESIKKIIHPQAANYNAVSLVIIAVAVAAKFSLGLYTQKTGERVNSDSLVASGVDAKYDALVSLATLVAALISLIFGLSLEAYLGAIISALLIKTAYEILRDTISKLLGSRPSLELTNEIYDVVRGFEGVIGAYDLMFHDYGPDKMVGSVHIEVASDTTAAQIDALTRRIQNAVFAKFNIILDTVGIYAFNRNDPRAAEIYEHIKQMAFSHEFVSQIHGFYLDEPKRSISFDVIVDFAAPDMEATFRAVCKQVRAAYPNYTLIITRDSDYSG; encoded by the coding sequence ATGGAAGTGCCTCAGGCTGCGTATAGCAGGGATAAAATCATCATTCGCACCGGCGCGATCGGTATCATTTCAAATGTAATTTTAGCGGCATTTAAGGGCGTCGTGGGGCTGATTTCGGGCTCGATCGCGGTCGTGCTTGATGCCGTAAATAACCTAAGCGACGCGCTTTCATCCGTCATTACGATCGTGGGCGTGCATCTTGCTAGCAAGCAGCCCGATCGCGCGCACCCCTTCGGACACGGCAGGATCGAGTATCTAAGCGCGATCGTAATCGCCGTCATCATCCTCTACACCGGCGGCGTCTCGCTCGTTGAATCGATCAAAAAGATCATTCATCCGCAAGCGGCAAATTATAATGCGGTTTCGCTCGTCATCATCGCCGTAGCCGTCGCGGCAAAATTTAGCCTAGGGCTTTATACGCAAAAGACGGGCGAGCGTGTAAACTCTGACTCGCTCGTCGCTAGCGGCGTGGACGCCAAATACGATGCGCTCGTATCGCTAGCCACCCTCGTAGCGGCTTTGATTTCGCTTATTTTCGGACTGAGCTTGGAAGCGTATCTGGGCGCGATAATTTCGGCTCTTCTGATCAAAACGGCGTATGAAATTCTACGCGATACGATCAGCAAGCTTTTGGGTTCGCGCCCGAGCCTGGAGCTTACAAATGAAATTTACGACGTCGTGCGGGGCTTTGAGGGCGTCATCGGCGCATACGATCTGATGTTTCATGACTACGGACCCGATAAAATGGTAGGTTCAGTGCATATAGAGGTCGCAAGTGATACGACCGCGGCGCAGATCGATGCTCTTACGCGCCGCATCCAAAACGCCGTTTTTGCGAAATTTAATATCATCCTAGACACCGTAGGAATTTACGCGTTTAACAGGAACGATCCGCGCGCCGCCGAGATCTACGAGCATATTAAGCAGATGGCATTTTCGCATGAGTTCGTCTCGCAGATACATGGATTTTATCTCGATGAGCCGAAGCGCTCGATCAGCTTCGACGTTATCGTCGATTTCGCAGCGCCCGATATGGAGGCGACATTTCGCGCGGTCTGTAAGCAGGTGCGCGCGGCGTATCCGAACTACACGCTCATCATCACTCGCGATAGCGATTACAGCGGCTAA
- a CDS encoding tetrahydrodipicolinate N-succinyltransferase N-terminal domain-containing protein, producing MSKEFKTIEELNELIQGVRAAKGYRDPIMWAIGRVFKGRAEGHKSLSVNYAYVNFKDGLVSAAVLIHALAECGEVVDFSGSECVLPLTHKALKKAIEALKFLQPDAKEGAHKNLQVLLAVKEAMKSDEHASFCTSFIFEDAAPKSVESVYLKLYALSLNLCEPRTLNLDGAFSVLPNVAWDENARPIELWWLRENEISLKMQGRYPRIISVDKFPRYLSHVVPPQNVRILDDAKVRLGAHIAAGTTVMPGAAYVNFNAGTTGSVMIEGRVSSSVVVGEGSDIGGGASILGVLSGTNGNAVSIGKHCLLGANSVTGIPLGDRCIVDAGIAVLEGTKVFIAQKDREVLAALNAGFAFDREIYKGLELAGLSGLHFRQNSQSGQITASVSKRAIKLNAELH from the coding sequence ATGTCTAAAGAATTTAAAACGATAGAGGAGTTGAATGAGCTTATACAGGGCGTGCGAGCAGCCAAAGGCTATCGCGATCCGATCATGTGGGCGATCGGTCGCGTATTTAAGGGGCGTGCGGAGGGGCATAAAAGCCTAAGTGTGAATTATGCGTACGTAAATTTTAAAGATGGGCTAGTAAGCGCAGCAGTGCTAATCCATGCTCTAGCCGAGTGCGGCGAGGTCGTGGATTTTAGCGGTAGTGAGTGCGTCCTTCCGCTGACGCACAAAGCCCTAAAAAAGGCGATCGAGGCTTTAAAATTTCTACAGCCAGACGCCAAAGAGGGCGCGCACAAAAATCTGCAGGTGCTGCTTGCGGTTAAAGAGGCGATGAAATCGGACGAGCACGCGAGCTTTTGCACTAGCTTCATCTTCGAGGATGCCGCGCCGAAAAGCGTCGAGAGCGTCTATCTCAAGCTTTACGCGCTTTCGCTAAATCTCTGCGAGCCGCGCACGCTCAATCTAGACGGCGCATTTAGCGTGCTTCCGAACGTCGCATGGGACGAAAATGCCCGCCCAATCGAGCTTTGGTGGCTGCGTGAAAACGAAATCTCTTTAAAAATGCAAGGTCGCTATCCACGCATAATCAGCGTCGATAAATTTCCGCGCTACCTAAGCCACGTCGTACCGCCGCAAAACGTTCGGATTTTAGATGACGCAAAGGTGCGTTTGGGTGCGCATATCGCCGCAGGTACGACCGTGATGCCGGGTGCTGCGTATGTGAATTTCAACGCAGGTACGACCGGTAGCGTTATGATCGAGGGGCGCGTCAGCAGCTCGGTCGTCGTGGGCGAGGGCAGCGATATAGGCGGCGGCGCGTCGATTTTGGGTGTGTTAAGCGGCACCAACGGCAATGCCGTGAGCATCGGTAAGCACTGCTTGCTGGGCGCAAACTCCGTCACGGGCATTCCGCTAGGCGATCGCTGCATCGTGGATGCCGGTATCGCGGTACTTGAGGGCACGAAGGTTTTTATCGCGCAAAAGGATCGCGAGGTGCTAGCGGCGCTAAATGCGGGCTTTGCATTTGATCGCGAAATTTATAAAGGGCTTGAGCTTGCCGGGCTTAGCGGACTGCACTTCCGACAAAACAGTCAAAGCGGGCAGATTACGGCAAGCGTTAGCAAGCGCGCGATCAAACTCAACGCGGAACTGCATTAA
- a CDS encoding Mrp/NBP35 family ATP-binding protein: protein MSKDEVLNLLKSVIYPGFSKSIVDFGFVKEVEIGDRIFVEIEIPSAKPEIAAELRSAVQKVLGADVEILIKQPKIAEEKSNSRSGKNIAPQIKHFVMISSGKGGVGKSTTTLNLAISTAKLGKRVGILDADIYGPNLPRMLGEDKTQASVVGQKLKPILSHGVEMMSMGVLMEEGASLIWRGSMIMKAIEQLLKDVAWSDLDVLFLDMPPGTGDAQLTLAQSVPVTAGVCVTTPQTVALDDSARGLDMFEKLHIPIAGLIENMSGFICPDNGKEYDIFGRGGAQKLAQRYNTEVIGEIPIEIAIREGGDSGKPVSFYAPDSLSAKRYEDAARKLWEKIEKIDREELADNSAIQPVMDGKSACSN from the coding sequence ATGAGTAAAGACGAAGTCTTAAATTTGCTTAAAAGCGTGATCTATCCGGGCTTTTCTAAAAGCATCGTGGATTTTGGATTTGTAAAAGAGGTCGAGATCGGCGATAGAATTTTCGTAGAGATCGAAATCCCCAGCGCCAAGCCGGAGATCGCCGCAGAGCTCAGATCGGCGGTGCAAAAGGTGCTCGGTGCGGACGTGGAAATTTTAATCAAACAGCCCAAGATCGCCGAGGAAAAGAGCAACTCTCGCAGCGGCAAAAATATCGCGCCGCAGATCAAGCATTTCGTGATGATCAGCAGCGGCAAGGGCGGCGTAGGCAAGAGCACGACGACGCTAAATTTAGCCATCAGCACGGCAAAGCTCGGCAAGAGGGTGGGAATTTTGGATGCCGATATTTACGGACCGAATTTGCCGCGAATGCTAGGAGAGGATAAGACGCAAGCAAGCGTCGTAGGGCAGAAGCTAAAGCCGATTTTAAGCCACGGCGTGGAGATGATGAGCATGGGCGTGCTGATGGAGGAGGGCGCGAGCCTAATCTGGCGCGGCTCGATGATAATGAAGGCGATCGAGCAGCTGCTAAAAGACGTGGCGTGGAGCGATCTGGACGTTCTATTTTTGGACATGCCTCCGGGTACGGGCGACGCGCAGCTTACCTTGGCTCAGAGCGTGCCGGTGACGGCGGGCGTGTGCGTTACGACGCCGCAGACAGTCGCGCTGGACGACAGCGCGCGCGGGCTTGATATGTTCGAAAAGCTCCACATCCCGATTGCAGGCCTTATCGAGAATATGAGCGGCTTCATCTGCCCCGATAACGGCAAGGAGTACGATATCTTCGGTCGCGGCGGCGCGCAAAAGCTGGCGCAGCGATACAACACCGAAGTAATCGGCGAGATCCCGATCGAGATAGCTATCCGCGAGGGCGGCGACAGCGGCAAGCCGGTAAGCTTCTATGCGCCCGATTCTTTAAGCGCAAAGCGCTACGAAGATGCCGCGCGCAAGCTGTGGGAAAAGATCGAGAAGATCGACCGCGAGGAGCTGGCGGATAACTCCGCGATCCAGCCGGTGATGGACGGCAAGAGCGCCTGCTCGAATTAG
- the thiC gene encoding phosphomethylpyrimidine synthase ThiC, whose translation MTESCVSQIYFAKKGELTPQMREVAQSERMDVRALCDLLAQGRAIIPANVNHKSLKPIGIGRALRCKINANIGSSGTTSDIEGELEKLEVCLKYGADTVMDLSTGGDLDEIRSAIIERSPVPIGTVPIYQMIHELGDIKNLKTSAILSTIEKQARQGVDYFTIHAGFKLEFMPLLSRRKMGIVSRGGSLIASWMMKFHKQNPFYEAFDEICDICAAYDVSLSLGDGLRPGCLYDATDRAQLSELEILGELALRANEKNVQVMIEGPGHIPFNEIELNMQLERKLCRDAPFYVLGPLPTDIGAGYDHISSAIGGTMAAYCGASMLCYVTPKEHLGLPNAKDVREGIIAHKIAAHAADVALGKVGAIERDHEMSDARYNFDWNRQFELSFDPAHARELHDESLGDEIYKGAEFCSMCGPKFCAYKISRNLTENKEKE comes from the coding sequence ATGACCGAAAGCTGCGTATCACAGATCTATTTTGCAAAAAAGGGCGAGCTGACGCCGCAGATGAGAGAGGTTGCACAAAGCGAGCGCATGGACGTGCGGGCCTTGTGCGATCTGCTCGCGCAAGGAAGAGCGATTATCCCCGCAAACGTTAATCACAAAAGTCTAAAACCCATCGGTATCGGGCGTGCGCTACGGTGCAAGATCAACGCCAACATCGGCTCCTCGGGCACGACGAGCGATATTGAGGGCGAGCTGGAGAAGCTTGAGGTCTGCTTAAAGTACGGCGCCGATACGGTGATGGATCTAAGCACGGGCGGCGATTTGGACGAGATCCGCTCCGCGATAATCGAGCGCTCGCCCGTACCCATAGGCACGGTGCCGATCTATCAGATGATCCATGAGCTGGGCGATATTAAAAATTTAAAAACGAGCGCTATTCTTAGTACAATCGAGAAGCAGGCGCGGCAGGGAGTGGATTATTTCACGATCCACGCGGGCTTTAAGCTCGAGTTTATGCCGCTGCTGTCTCGCCGCAAGATGGGCATCGTAAGCAGGGGCGGCTCGCTGATAGCGTCGTGGATGATGAAATTTCATAAGCAAAACCCCTTCTACGAAGCGTTTGATGAAATTTGCGATATCTGCGCCGCCTACGACGTATCGCTATCTCTAGGTGACGGCTTGCGCCCAGGTTGCTTATACGATGCGACCGATAGGGCGCAGCTTAGCGAGCTTGAAATTTTAGGCGAGCTGGCCCTGCGCGCGAATGAAAAAAACGTGCAGGTGATGATCGAGGGTCCGGGGCATATCCCGTTTAACGAGATCGAGCTTAATATGCAGCTAGAGCGCAAGCTCTGCCGCGACGCGCCATTTTACGTGCTGGGGCCGCTTCCGACCGACATCGGTGCGGGCTACGATCACATCAGCTCGGCTATCGGCGGGACGATGGCTGCGTATTGCGGCGCCAGCATGCTCTGCTACGTAACGCCCAAGGAGCATCTGGGGCTTCCCAATGCAAAAGACGTCAGAGAGGGCATTATCGCGCATAAGATCGCCGCTCACGCCGCAGACGTCGCGCTAGGCAAAGTGGGCGCGATAGAGCGCGATCACGAGATGAGCGATGCGAGGTATAATTTTGATTGGAACAGGCAGTTTGAGCTTAGCTTCGATCCTGCGCATGCGCGCGAGCTGCACGACGAGAGCCTGGGCGATGAAATTTACAAGGGCGCGGAGTTTTGCTCGATGTGCGGGCCGAAATTTTGCGCATATAAAATCAGTAGAAATTTAACCGAAAATAAGGAGAAAGAATGA